GTGCAGGGTCACACTAGGCTATGTGTCACATGTTGTAGTGCAAATCGTGTGTCAaaatttcagaagaaaaatACCAACTCTTCTCTTAAAACTACTTATTGCCGCATTTACTAGGCTGAATGAATTGGCAGTTTTGTCACATGCGCATCCATCTACAACCTTTGAATTGGTTGGATCGTGAACATCATCCTTAATGTTTCCACCTACAtgcttgaattttttttcaaccaaATCCCTCTTCTAAAATATCCTAAAATCTTATCAACTATATTTTCAAACACGAGTCTATGTCCCAAATGCTAGAATAATGTAGTCAAAATTTACGTCCTTTTGTACCAGAAACACGTAAAGAATAATGCTATTATTTGGGGGAAGAAAAAAACCACAAAAGATAGTTACTTTGGGCAGCAGCGATAACTACGGTATAGGCTAACAATGGGGAAAATGTATGGCATCCAAAGCCACACAAAGAAacagacacacaaacacaacaCCCTCTCTCCTTTCCTTCCTCAATGCAAAACTCATTCTCCAAAAAAAATGCCTTTTTTCCACTTCCCATGTTCCCTCTTCCGTCTGGCCCCACCACTTACTGCCCCACCACCAAGTATCTACAACATCACAACCACTGACACCTCTTCTCCGATACCATAACATCACATACcaggttttttttattatatctctTTCAATTCTTACATCGCACTGTGTTACATTACATGTCTTTATGCCTAGGCTTTACCTTGATAGGACAAATATCATGGTTGTCTTGTATGGAAAGTTGGTGAGCTAAAAAAGCAAAAATCAATGCTAGGCAGAGCAGAGACACCCACCTCCCCTTTTCAAATCTTCTTTTGCATCACTAACTTCTTTACAGCATAAAGTTAAACCAAAAAACAGACCCCTTTCTTATATGCTTTTCCTTCTATTTCAACGTGTTATTATGGCTTTTGTAACCTCAGGTTTGGCATTCAATTATGTTGTcacttttgtttcatttgtttttaattttattttcttctctctctctctctctctctctctctagtAATTGCTACAGACGAAATCAGCGAATAAACAACATAGGAATGATGGGGAGGTTGAATTATAGGATAGGGTGCATGAGTTTAGTGCAATCATAGGTCACCCATTTGTTTCAAAAATGGATTTGTCTTTTCCACCCATTTTCTTTCGGTTAAAGGAAAAAAGGTTGATAGAATCTTGTTTCTGATTGCACCCTCATGAGATTGAGGAAGCGTAAACGATGTTTTCCCTCTTGTTCTTCTCTTCGCAAAGTAAATTCACCATTGTTTTCTCACATCTTTCTCTATCTTGAGCTCCATGTTTGAAAATTCGCCTTAAGAAAAAGATGTTTACAATGTAGAGTCTCCAGAGGAATTAAAGCATTGTCCTACCATTCAGAATCTGTCTCTTTTTACCTAACTGTtctgaatttaaataaattatcatgtGGATGCTTCACTTGCATTTCGATCTTGACACTGATGTAGCCTCAAGTGGTTTTGTGCTTATTATCTGCCATTTGGTTCAATAGTCTTTTGTCTTGTTGTTTCTTCTTCTCACTCTAGCTACTGGAAAACGAAGAATTTCTTTTTGATGAGTTTAAAAACCAAAACATGATTATTCCCCGAGTCATTGTTTAGCATTTTGAGATAGAAGGCCAGGATTCATTCATCTGAATGATTGGAATTGAAATTTGTCAGTCGTTTCGGTTCATTGACATGTTGTTCATGTTCCCTTTATGCCATCACTCTTTGCCTAAGGATGCTTCCAAATTTGAAATGCAGGTTGACGAGGATGAGATTTATTGGAGACACAGAAAGGAAGATGAAGAGTTGGAATGGACACCTAATTCCACTCACTTAATATCTCAGTTGACTCAATGTTTTAGtgagtacatttttttttctccatctctttctttttcagCACATTTTTGCTTCTCTTCACAGATCAATATGTTAATTCATAGATGTTATGAGTCAATGGGAATGTGGAGGACAAGTGAACATTGTGAGAAATTTCAGACAGTTTCCATAAAATACTTCAATCAGCAGATTTTCATGCTTCCATAAGGACGTTATTCTTGTAAATATGGTGATATATTTAGCTGcctattttttatcaataaggattatgttttttatttggcAGTTTCATTTTGGGAGCATTCTTGATTTCAATCCTACATATGAAATTATAGTACCCTTTCCACCAATGATTAACCTAAAGTGAAGTGTGAGGACTAGACATGTGTAACTCTGCCTTTCAAGCAGAAAAATTGAGCTTGTTTGCTTGGTTTGTTCTATCCAAGATTCACCTCTTAATTCTTAAGGACTTTGTTGCAAGGAATCCCTCTTCTGCATTCTGTTTTCTGAAATAGCAAATGAAATCAATGACCATTTTCAGAATGCATTAGAAGAAATATTTCAGATATGAAATTCAGTATGTCAAAGTATGCAATGACTAACAACACTTCAACTTGATGATTCTATCCTGTGTCAGCATTATTTATCATTCAAATTTTCTTCTGGTGATGATCGACATTTTGTTGCATGTAGCTAATGCTATGGTTGGATCAAGATCATGGATAGGAGGACTCTTTCACCGCACAAGCACTAAGCGAAATAATGACAAATTTATTGACTATCCTTTGAGTCCCATTGAGGTAAAATGGAAGTTGATGATGTGTTGAATTTCCCTTGTCATTGTCTTGctgtttttccttctctttgaTTCCTGTGTGTTTTAGATCAGATGAACTTAAATTGTTTCTATGATTATGTCAGGAGGAAAGACTTCAAAGGCTTCAAGAACGGGTGCAAGTGGCTTATGATGAAACTCGCCCCGAACATCAAGTACATATGTTTTTTGTGAACCTATTTTGCCTCTTTATTTCTCAATGATTCAGTTTGTTCTTGGAAAATCAAAGCTTCATTTCTGTTTCATAGAAAGACAAACTCTATCCTGAAGTTTTAGGAATGCTTTCAACTTTTGATTTGTAATGTCAATACACGTTTTACTAAGAACATCATCGACTTCCAACAGGAAGCACTGAGAGCATTATGGGTGTGTTCCTTTCCCAATGTATCTCTGGAAGGCCTAATTTCTGACCAATGGAAAGATATGGGATGGCAAGGTCCTAATCCATCAACCGACTTTAGGTACACAGATTCAGGAATACGACAACATTTTTTCTGATTAGTAATTGCATATTATATAAAAGCACTTGATCATGCACAGTTAAAGAGAATGCATTATGCTTAACCAGTCAGTTACCTCAGAATTTTGTATTCCAACGTTATATTATGTCTGATATCCTGATTTCCTCAGGGGATGTGGCTTCATTTCCCTTGAAAATCTACTGTTTTTCGCGAGGAAATACCCGGTATGCATTTGTGTCTTCTATTCAGCTCACCTGAAACAACTTCATCTGCCTTTTATGTCCTCTCATTTTAGTTTCTTGATATCGATGTTGCCAGAAAAGATGAGTTATTACTAATTTTATGGAAATTCAAATGAAGGCATCTTTTCACAGGTTGTTACTGAAGAAAGAAGGAATGAGAGCAACCTGGGAGTACCCATTTGCTGTTGCTGGCATtaatatatcatatatgttGATACAGATGTTGGATTTATACTCAGGTTTGTGTACTATTTCACAATGCTAGAAAGAGTAAAGGGTAGCCCAGTGAACTAGTACTCCACCACCACACCCACTTGAGGAAAATGCTAGAAACCACTACATTGCATTTGGACAACATTTCTCTTAACTTTATTCTGATGTTGCAGCaatgattttgttgtttgaCCATTTGGGGTTTGTAAATATTCCCCCTTGTCAGAAAGTGAGAAAGCAAAGTACATTTTCCATTAACGTTTTCACCAACTGTTTGTTTTTTGCAGAAAAGCCACGATGTCTTCCAGGCTCGAATTTTGTCAAGTTATTAGGAGGTGTGGTTACATCTTAATCTGTTGTATCAAATGCGTgcatatattttcttcttttgatgtTTTACTCCTTCAAATGCTCATGATTCTCATTGCATCTTACTGCAGAAAATGAAGAAGCGTTCGATATTTTATACTGCATAGCGTTTGAGATGATGGATGCACAATGGCTGGCTATGCACGCTTCCTATATGGATTTTAACGTATGCTTTTTATTCTCCATGTTTTCTGCATCACCAGTTCTTCATGCTTTTCCGTCCTAGGCTGTAGggtgaa
The Vigna angularis cultivar LongXiaoDou No.4 chromosome 5, ASM1680809v1, whole genome shotgun sequence genome window above contains:
- the LOC108339760 gene encoding uncharacterized protein LOC108339760 isoform X4, yielding MASKATQRNRHTNTTPSLLSFLNAKLILQKKCLFSTSHVPSSVWPHHLLPHHQVSTTSQPLTPLLRYHNITYQVDEDEIYWRHRKEDEELEWTPNSTHLISQLTQCFTNAMVGSRSWIGGLFHRTSTKRNNDKFIDYPLSPIEEERLQRLQERVQVAYDETRPEHQEALRALWVCSFPNVSLEGLISDQWKDMGWQGPNPSTDFRGCGFISLENLLFFARKYPVVTEERRNESNLGVPICCCWH
- the LOC108339760 gene encoding uncharacterized protein LOC108339760 isoform X1, whose product is MASKATQRNRHTNTTPSLLSFLNAKLILQKKCLFSTSHVPSSVWPHHLLPHHQVSTTSQPLTPLLRYHNITYQVDEDEIYWRHRKEDEELEWTPNSTHLISQLTQCFTNAMVGSRSWIGGLFHRTSTKRNNDKFIDYPLSPIEEERLQRLQERVQVAYDETRPEHQEALRALWVCSFPNVSLEGLISDQWKDMGWQGPNPSTDFRGCGFISLENLLFFARKYPASFHRLLLKKEGMRATWEYPFAVAGINISYMLIQMLDLYSEKPRCLPGSNFVKLLGENEEAFDILYCIAFEMMDAQWLAMHASYMDFNDVLNATRIQLERELSLEDINRIQDLPAHNLL
- the LOC108339760 gene encoding uncharacterized protein LOC108339760 isoform X2, producing the protein MASKATQRNRHTNTTPSLLSFLNAKLILQKKCLFSTSHVPSSVWPHHLLPHHQVSTTSQPLTPLLRYHNITYQVDEDEIYWRHRKEDEELEWTPNSTHLISQLTQCFTNAMVGSRSWIGGLFHRTSTKRNNDKFIDYPLSPIEEERLQRLQERVQVAYDETRPEHQEALRALWVCSFPNVSLEGLISDQWKDMGWQGPNPSTDFRLLLKKEGMRATWEYPFAVAGINISYMLIQMLDLYSEKPRCLPGSNFVKLLGENEEAFDILYCIAFEMMDAQWLAMHASYMDFNDVLNATRIQLERELSLEDINRIQDLPAHNLL
- the LOC108339760 gene encoding uncharacterized protein LOC108339760 isoform X3; the protein is MRLRKRKRCFPSCSSLRKVDEDEIYWRHRKEDEELEWTPNSTHLISQLTQCFTNAMVGSRSWIGGLFHRTSTKRNNDKFIDYPLSPIEEERLQRLQERVQVAYDETRPEHQEALRALWVCSFPNVSLEGLISDQWKDMGWQGPNPSTDFRGCGFISLENLLFFARKYPASFHRLLLKKEGMRATWEYPFAVAGINISYMLIQMLDLYSEKPRCLPGSNFVKLLGENEEAFDILYCIAFEMMDAQWLAMHASYMDFNDVLNATRIQLERELSLEDINRIQDLPAHNLL
- the LOC108339760 gene encoding uncharacterized protein LOC108339760 isoform X5, which codes for MVGSRSWIGGLFHRTSTKRNNDKFIDYPLSPIEEERLQRLQERVQVAYDETRPEHQEALRALWVCSFPNVSLEGLISDQWKDMGWQGPNPSTDFRGCGFISLENLLFFARKYPASFHRLLLKKEGMRATWEYPFAVAGINISYMLIQMLDLYSEKPRCLPGSNFVKLLGENEEAFDILYCIAFEMMDAQWLAMHASYMDFNDVLNATRIQLERELSLEDINRIQDLPAHNLL